The nucleotide sequence TCCCGATCCCTATATAAAGCGGTTGCTGGGGGTTTGGACTCATAAATCAAGTTCGAATTGTTCCGACAGCAGCACTCTGATTCAAAACCGACAACATGCAGATCAAGTTCCTGTACCTCTTCCTGGCTGTGATGACCATCTTCATCCTGGGCGCCAAGGAAGCCGATGCCGACTGTCTCTCTGGAAGATACGGAGGACCCTGCGCCGTCTGGGACAACGAGACCTGTCGTCGGGTGTGCAAGGAGGAAGGACGATCCAGTGGCCACTGCAGTCCCAGTCTGAAGTGCTGGTGCGAGGGATGCTAGGCCATCCTTCAAGGCGCGTTGCTCTAAATTGCCGGAAAACTACTAAATGTTATAGTTTGTTGataactataaataaatattaaatatattattgcaACGCAAATGATTATTTCGTACTGGTTCAACTGTGATACTAACTATGTGATACTAAGGTATTTAAATGTACGTACAAAGGACGGATAAGG is from Drosophila melanogaster chromosome 3L and encodes:
- the Drsl5 gene encoding Drosomycin-like 5, producing the protein MQIKFLYLFLAVMTIFILGAKEADADCLSGRYGGPCAVWDNETCRRVCKEEGRSSGHCSPSLKCWCEGC